The DNA region ACAGTTCCTCGTGTTTCTGGACGGCGAGTGAATTCACTGTGCCGGTCATACTTTCGGAGGAGGATATTTCCACACCCAGCATGATCCAACGACAGTCAAATCCAGGATGTAAGAAGTGAATCAGTCAGGTAGAAGTGGCTCCCTGTCCAAGACTGAATAATGTCTCCGGAAGAGCGTCCACCACGGGAGGAAACCCCCCGTGGACAGACCTCTCGAATCGGATCTATTCGGCCACTCTCTGTACTTCTCGCAGCGATTGTTACGCTCACTCAGGTTCCCGTCGCGTCCGCCCACGGTACAACCGGAAGCGGTGGACTCTCGCAAGGACACGGTGTCATTCTTGCTCTCGTCGGTGCCGTTATCCTCGGCGGATTCATCCTTCTCAAACGGACGGATCGTATCACGCCAACAACGGCTCTGTACGGCGTATTCGTTGGGATCGCAATCACTGCACTCGGAGCTGTTCTCTTCGAAGGACTCTCGCCGGATCCGACATATACTGCGAGTTCGATGCCGTTCCCCGAGCGTGGTATCAGCCACTGGCGCTGCTGAGTGGCTTGGGCATCATGGTCGCGAGCTTCGTCGTTGGGTGGCTCCGCTGGCCATCCCGTCCACGGTACACGTTCCTCGGCATCCTCATGGGATTGTGGATCTCGTACCCCTACCTTCTCCCAGAACTGGCAGGGGATACACATCCACTTGGGTACGCTATCGTCCTCGGAACGCCAATTCTGATTGGCTATGTCATCTGGAAGGACGCAGGGGGTGTCATTCGCGCAGTCATGCGTGATCCGGTTGCGCGTCGCTTCGGCATCGGCGTCGGTGTCGTGTTAGCGCTCTTTTTTGTTACCGTGACGGGCTACCTCTCGTTTTTCCCCGAGGAAGGATTCCCCCAGAAGGTGACGGTCGTCGTTCTGCCCGCAATCTATCAGCTGGTATCGTGGCCCACCCTCGAAATCGCGATTCCGCATCTCCCGCTCATACATATCCCGTTCTTCCTGGCCCTGTCACCTGGCCAGGTCATCGTCGTCGGGATGCTGAGCGCACTCATCGGGCTGAACGCCGCTCTCATTGCTCGTCACTGGCGCGTCGAGGAACGAGCCGGCATGACCGAAGGGACCGCCGGAAGTGCTGCAATCGTCGGGACGTGTACCTGTGGGTGCTGTGGGCCACTCGTCGCAAAGATCGCGGTACTTGCTGCCGGGCCATCGATTGCCGCCCCCCTCTACTGGGTGTTCGTCGATTCGGCCTCGCCGCTCAGTGCAGTATTCATCGTCGGGAGCCTGCTTCTGTTTACTGGCAGTCTGCTCTACTCGGTCCAAACAGCCCGACAGCCCGATCAATCGGCTGCCATCATCCCGGCCGACTGAAATGCCGGATCTGCCGTGAGAACGGGGGTTGAGCGAACGTCTCACAATATGAAGGGGCAACGTCGACAGTACGTGTTTTTGGGACTAGCAGCGGTACTGATCGTTGTCGGCACACTCGGAACCGGCTTCCTCCCGTCGACCCCGTTCTACCAAATCCTCTCTGGAGGCATCATCGTCGCGGGCTTTGCGGTCGGGTACGCGGGCCTCGGTACCTTCGAATTTCTCGAATGATTCGATAGGAACCGTCTTCACCCGGCTACAGCAGGAATCTACCGCTTCGCGGGGTTGGAGTCGCTACTCGGTAAGCAGGGCTCGAAACGAATTCGCCGCGAGAAGACCACCGGTCGCCACGACTGCTCCCATCGCGAACACTGGATTGAGCAACCCCGTCGCCGCAAGAGGGATCGTGATCCCATTATAGAGCAGTGCTAGCCCGTTGTTCTGTTTCACACGTCGACGAGCCGCATCTGCGAGGTCGAACGTCGTCTCCACCGCCGCAAGGTCGTCATCGACGATAGAAATATCCGCGGCATCGGAAGCGAGCGCGGTCCCACCGCCGAGCGAGATACCCAGATCGGCCGTCGCAAGGGCCGGAGCATCGTTCGTTCCATCACCGACCATCGCGACCTGTCCACGGGACTGTAGCCGCCGAATCGTCGCAGTCTTGCCCGCCGGCGGAACCCCTGCAAACACGTGGTCGACTCCGGGGTGAGTGCCGAGGAAGTCAGTGGCGGCCTCGTCATCGCCAGTCAGGACGACGATCTCCATGTCACGAGCACTCAACTGCGTGAGCGTGTCGTCCCAGCCCGCTCGTGGCTCGTCGCCCACGACGATGACACCCTCCGCACGACCATCACGACCGACGATGACCGGAAGCCGCCCGACGTCACGAGCAGCTGTCGCCCGGGTTTCGATGCTGTCGCTCACCGACCACTCCAGATCCGTAAAGAGATCAAGATTGCCCACGAGAACTCGCGTATCGTCAACAACCCCTTCGACGCCGGTCGCGTGGCTCGTGAACTCTGAGATGCGCCCTGCTCGCTCGCGGTCGTCCTCATTCGCGATCCCACCATCGGCTCTGGGATCCTCGCCGGCTTGCTCCTCTTGAGCGAATGCGGTCACGATCGCGTCCGCCGCCGGATGCGATGCTCGCTGCTCCAGGTCTGCGACGGCGGCCAACAGATCTGCCGGTGCATCCGCCTCAAGAACTTCCATCCGACCGGTCGTGATGGTGCCTGTCTTGTCGAAGACGACGACGTCGACGTTCCGAAGCCGCTCGAAGACGGTTTCGTCGAACACGACGATGCCGCGGTCTACTGCCTCCTCGATACTCGTTGCGACGGAGAGGGGCGTCGCGAGCCCGAGTGCCCATGGACACCCGACCAAGAGCACTGACAACGCCGTCAGGACGGCGATCGGGACGCCAGCCCCCTCCACGAGTGACCAGCCGCCGGCGAGAACAGCCCCACCCACGACGACTGGAATGACGAACGACGCGAACCGGTCGGCCTGTCGCTGGACGCCGTGGTCCCCACTCTGGAGATTCCAGACCGACGTGATGAGGCGGTCGATACTGCTGGATGCACTGTCACTCACCGTGAGGACAGCGGCGCCGTTCGTGACGACCGCGCCGCCGACGAGGTCGTCACCCGCTCGCTTCAGCACCGGGAGCGATTCGCCCGTCACGACCGCCTCGTCTACCGTACACTCGCCCTCGGCAAGGACTCCATCGACCGGGATACGTTCGCCCTCACGGACGAGCACGCTCTCTCCTGGTTCGAAATCGCTCACGTCGACCGTCGTCGTGGTCCCATCGGCGTCATATCGTCGGGCGTCAGTAACCCGCGAGATGGTGAGGTCCGTCAGGCAGTCCATCGCCCGCTGCTTGCTCAGTGATTCGTAGAAGATCGCAGCGACCACACTCGCGGCAACCACGATCGTCAGGTCGTAGAAGACGTCGATCCGCCCGAGGAGAAACGCGATCGTGCTGTACACGTAGGCACTCACGACGGGGAGTGCGACGAGCAGATCCGTATTCGGCTGTCGCATCTTCAGACTGACATACGCACCCTGTAAAAGCGGAAGGCCGGTGAACACTAGGACCACACCCGTCAGGACAAGAAAGAGCGGCAAGATCAACAGGCCATCTCCACCGCCAATCCCGGATGCACTCGCGTATATGTCTAGCGTCCCATCGCCGAAGAACGACGAGAGCTGCGCTGGATAGAGGAGCACCGCGTACGGCAGGAGCATGAACGTCCCGAAAATAACGCCCGCTGCGTAGCGAAACCCGAGCACTTCGTCGATGTCTCGGCCACCTGTCTCGTCTTGCTGCCGCGACTGGCCAACAGCAGTTATCGGACTATCACGACCACCGTCACGACGCGTCGCCGTATAGCCCAGCGGGCTCAGCGCGTTACAGAGGTCGTCCACCGAGATGCTCGTGGGATCGTACTCGACGCGGATCGTCTCGGTTACGTAGCTCGCTGCAGCGTGGGTGACGCCCGCACGGTCTTCGGCAATCGATTCCAGAAAGGCTTCACACGTCGCACAGTGCATCCCATCTACCTGGAGAAAGACCCGTGACTCGGCCCGCTCTCCGAGTGTGTTTGGTTCGCGTTCACCAGCGTCACCGTCAGTGTCGATTCCGCCCGTGGGTCCGTGTATCGTCTCCGAGCGACTGGAACGCTCCTCGTCACCGAGGACGCGTTGGACATCCCGACACCCCGTAGAACAATAGACGCCGCCGTCTTCAGCCGCGACTCGATCATTGGGGACGACGCCACCACAGAGCGTGCACGTGGTAGGTGAAGAATGAGATGGAGGCATAGCTGATCACCACCGGCGAGAAGAGGTACAGCATCGACCGCGGAACATGGGTACCGACCTCAGTCGAACGGCCATTACTGGCGGTACAGATGCATCGATATTAATGCTGTTCGGAGAAGCCGCTTCAATCCAGAGACTTCTCGGAGAGTTCCGGTTGGAGGAACATGACGTTCACGCGGCCGACCGCATCGAAATCCCGGAGTCGGTACACTAATTCCCGGATTCGTGCTGCTGAACCTTGACAGAAGATCGTCTCGAGACACCACTCCCCCTGGTGCATGTGTTGCGTTGTGCTGATGACATCCTCGAATTCGTGCTGGACGGTATGGAGCTGGCCGATGACGAGAGTGTGCTCGTAATCGAACGCCAGTGCCGCGACTGCGGGGCCTTCTAAGCCTTCGAGCTCCGTATGGCGCTCGATGTATTCGTGAATCGCCTCGCGGACGGCACGGGAGCGCGATTCTAATTCTTCCTCTTGCCACGTCGCATCGAACGACTCGAGAACCTCTTGAGGGATATTCAGACTCGTTCTCATACGGAAGCCATAGACGGCGCTCCTCAAGAGTATCATTATTACGCACACCCGGATCGGACCATAACAACCTGTATGAATCAGTCAGTACCCTTATCGAGTATATGGCGAACGGAGTTCTCGGACTCGCACTCGGGGCAAGTGCTCTCGGTCTCACTCACGGACTCGCCCCGGGCCACGGATGGGCGATCGCGGCGAGTTACGCGCTCGACAAGCCGAACAAATGGTTCTACGCGGCCGCATCGAGCCTCATTCTCGGTATCGGACATCTCATCAGTAGCATCGCGATGGTGCTCGTGTACTTCTGGGCACTCTCGTATTTCGGCCTCACCCAGATTCCCTGGATGAACTACGTCGCCGGGACGTTACTCATCGCCCTCGGGATCTGGCAATACTTCAATGGACACGACCATGCTGCCCCGGATCACGGTGACGACCACAGTGGCCATCACGACCACAATGATCACGCTCACGAGGGCCACGACCACGATCACACCCATCACAGTCACAACGATGCTCACGCCTCCGACCACCATCACGACCACGGCGACGAGAGCCAAGGATGGATTGCTCGAGTCCGGCGAATAGTTCCGTTCGTGGGCCACTCCGACCATTCACATTCCCACGATCACATCGATGAGACGGCAGATCGTGGGCTCTACGGAATGGCAGCTCTCGCGTTCGCCCTCGGGTTCACGCACAACGAGGAGTTCGATATCATCGCGATTTGCACCGGTTCGACCTATTGTCTCGAGCTGATGCTCCTCTACTCGCTGGCCGTCATCACGTCACTCGTCGGTGTGACGCTGGTACTCGTGGCTGGTTACCAGCGATACGAAGACCGCCTCGAAGACTACGCAGAATACCTGCCAGCGTTCACCGCCACAATTCTCATCGTTATGGGATTCGGGTTCATCCTGGGCATCTTCTAACCAGCTGAGAGCTTTCCCGGTATTGGGAGGCCAGATTTCTCACGTCGGGGATAGATCTCTCTCTACACTAACGGTCCCTACGAGCGAAGGAGATCTTTCAGCGACTCCAGGCTGAAGAATCGAGGCGTCTGTTCACAGTATTCGACATAGGTCTCGCCGTATTGGTCACGCAGCCATGGCTCTTCAGCGTACGGGAACAATACGTAGATGACGATGGTCAATATGCCGTGGATGGCGAGTTTCCACGAGTTCGTCGCGAGAATTGTGCCGACGACGAACGGGATGAATCCCACACTCTGCGGATTTCGGGTGTACTCATAAATGCCGTCAGTACGGAGCTCACCTTCTCGCCCGCTGCTCTCCATCCATCCGAGTTCGAAGAGCGCGGAAAGGGCAAATCCCATCCCAAGCGTTGCGATAACACCTCCAGCAAGCTTGCTTCGAAGACTATCGAACACGAACGGATCGCGGTCAAGTGTAGCCAGCACAGGGAACCCAGCAAACACGACCGAGAGTGCAGACCAATTGAACCACCACCTCCACGAATGCTCACCGATCGGCCACACGCGGTAGTCGGGACGGAGGGCACTCACGATATATCCGACGATTAAGCTGACATCCGCGATGACGGTCGCGAGGAGAGCGCGATCTGCACACGAGGACATAGTCAATTGTTTTGCAAAGAGTCAGATAAATCCCACCCAGATGATGAGAACAACGCAGTTCCCGGCAGCTCACTAGCGGGCTACGGCTCCCAACGGCATTAATCGACGATACGATCCACATCTTGGAGGGCCTCAGTCGCCACATCCCCGAGTTCCCCAGCCTCAATATGTGAGTACCGCTCGTGAACCCATCACGGCACTCCCCGATGTCATCCGGTTGTAGCCCTCGGTTAGCAGGCTCGTCTTACGTGTGTCGCAAGTGTCCGCTGATCGAACGTCGGGAACACTGGCCAATGGTTCACTGGTGAATCCATCAGTTTCGATAGCTCCGTAGTGTAAGATGACCGGGTCGGGGACACTGGCAGCGTCCCATTGCTGTTTCTTGCGGTAGATGTCCATACTCCTCTGTCGATGGAGAGGAGCTCCCAGCGGACACCGCTCCGGCGCGGGTTGTTCGGACCTCGGAAGAGTTTCCCCCCCACTGACAGCAGTGTACGCAAGAACGAACACAAGAGGCAGGTCAGGAGCCGTCTTCAACGAATCGAAGTGGGCTCGCAGCTTAGTGATATCGTGATCGGCCATCAGGAGGGGAGAATCGCGGTGGTCACGTCGAGTTAGTAGTGGACGTCGACAGGTGTGACGAACCACTCCTTGTCGTCATCGGTGTCGTCGATCGCGATGGTTTCGAGGAGATTGCGGTATTCCGAGGGGGTGCGAATGGCCGTTCCATACTCGTCGTACAGGTAGTACATCGGGCCGCTGAATTCCCCGACGCCGTACATCGCGTACCGGATATCGCCGGTGTACGTGTCGATGTAGTCGTCTTCGTCGGTTGCGAGCCCGAGTGGATTCCAGGGCTCGACACTGGCTTCGACGCTCGCACCTTCGAGGATTTCTTCATCGGAGAGTTGCTCGAAGCCGGCGCGGATGACGGCGAGTTTCCGTGAGAGTTCCTTCATCGTCGAGTGCCACGCCTCCTCGATGAGTCCGTTCCCGGTGTCGCTGTCTGCGGGGACGGAACCGACGTCTCGGAGTATTTGGGGGAGAGAGTCGCTCCATCGACCACCGTCGGTCATGAGCGTGCCGTAGTCGAATGTGGGATACAGTGGGGCGTCGTAGCCATCGAAGAGGCCACGAGCGATTCCGGTTGCGTCCTCGGCGCAGTGGGCCTGCGAGACGACGCGGATGAGCATGTGCATAGGGAGCTGGAAGTGGAATTGGGATTGGATTTGAGAGTCGGGTCAGGGCGAGATGAAGAACGCTTCATCGTCAGCGCCGATACCGAACAGTGCGCCGGGGCCGTTTCCTTCGGGGTCCATCGACGGATAGAGGATGGCCCCGGAATCGAGTTCGATGACGGGCGGAGAGTTCCCGCGACGAGCAGTCCAGCCTACGCGTTCGAGTTCTGTATCGCTCATCTTGCGGATGGCGACGATTCGCTGTCCTTCGATCTGGTCGTCTGTGTTGGGTTCCATTTGGGGATGGCCTCCGCTACGCGGGGCCGGAAAAATGAGCCCAAATTAGGCGTCGCCGTCGGGGAGATGCACAGTATCGTGGCGGGAGCGGTTGTCTCTCTTGAGATACGGGTGTCGACCGTGAACGGGGTCGATGTGCTGTTCCACAGTATCGCGTAGGGGTCGTCAGAACCGAGTTCAGTCCGACAGCGGTTTGTGGCATGGTTGCCGGAACCCTTATCACGAATTATCCATAATTCACAATTGAGATGGCGCACTCTCCCTCCCGATCGGGCCGACCGCCTATTCAGCAGTTGCAGACGGTCGCTGACCTTCTCGACACCCCAGCTCTCGCCCGGCTGTATGCCCACATCTTACAACATGGCCCAGTTACCGTGTCTGAGATCGTCGACACGATCGACATCCCCCAAGGGACTGCTTACGATTACGTCCAGAACCTCGAAACCGCTGGTCTAGTGGAGAAATCCCGCGAGCAACGTCCCTATGAATACGACGCGGAGGCGATTGCACTCACACTCTCGACGGACGGCGAAACCCAGACGATTACCCCTGCCCTTATCGCAGCTGTTGCCCGCCGCGATGAGGACGAGGACATCGATGTCTACATCGAGCGACATGGTCTTGACGGCCTCGCTGCCGCCCTTGAGTACGCCTACGAGTACATAAACGGTACAGTCAATCATCGAATCGCGGCTCGGGAACTTGACCTCTCACCGCTCGAGGCCGAAATCATCCTACAGGCGCTGGAACCAGTCGCCGCTGAATATGCCGACGCGGCTGCATGACGACGGTTTATCTCGCTGATACCGGTGTGTTCGTCCGATGTGGTGGCCCGGATAACGACAAATTCCAACGGCTTCGCCGAGCCGTTCGACAGGCAGGTATCTCGCTCCGTATTCCACAGCGGGTTTACGAGGAACTCGGCGGCGATCCCGCGGCGAACGAATACCCGTCAG from Salinigranum rubrum includes:
- a CDS encoding heavy metal translocating P-type ATPase, translating into MPPSHSSPTTCTLCGGVVPNDRVAAEDGGVYCSTGCRDVQRVLGDEERSSRSETIHGPTGGIDTDGDAGEREPNTLGERAESRVFLQVDGMHCATCEAFLESIAEDRAGVTHAAASYVTETIRVEYDPTSISVDDLCNALSPLGYTATRRDGGRDSPITAVGQSRQQDETGGRDIDEVLGFRYAAGVIFGTFMLLPYAVLLYPAQLSSFFGDGTLDIYASASGIGGGDGLLILPLFLVLTGVVLVFTGLPLLQGAYVSLKMRQPNTDLLVALPVVSAYVYSTIAFLLGRIDVFYDLTIVVAASVVAAIFYESLSKQRAMDCLTDLTISRVTDARRYDADGTTTTVDVSDFEPGESVLVREGERIPVDGVLAEGECTVDEAVVTGESLPVLKRAGDDLVGGAVVTNGAAVLTVSDSASSSIDRLITSVWNLQSGDHGVQRQADRFASFVIPVVVGGAVLAGGWSLVEGAGVPIAVLTALSVLLVGCPWALGLATPLSVATSIEEAVDRGIVVFDETVFERLRNVDVVVFDKTGTITTGRMEVLEADAPADLLAAVADLEQRASHPAADAIVTAFAQEEQAGEDPRADGGIANEDDRERAGRISEFTSHATGVEGVVDDTRVLVGNLDLFTDLEWSVSDSIETRATAARDVGRLPVIVGRDGRAEGVIVVGDEPRAGWDDTLTQLSARDMEIVVLTGDDEAATDFLGTHPGVDHVFAGVPPAGKTATIRRLQSRGQVAMVGDGTNDAPALATADLGISLGGGTALASDAADISIVDDDLAAVETTFDLADAARRRVKQNNGLALLYNGITIPLAATGLLNPVFAMGAVVATGGLLAANSFRALLTE
- a CDS encoding CopG family ribbon-helix-helix protein, giving the protein MRTSLNIPQEVLESFDATWQEEELESRSRAVREAIHEYIERHTELEGLEGPAVAALAFDYEHTLVIGQLHTVQHEFEDVISTTQHMHQGEWCLETIFCQGSAARIRELVYRLRDFDAVGRVNVMFLQPELSEKSLD
- a CDS encoding methyltransferase family protein, whose product is MSSCADRALLATVIADVSLIVGYIVSALRPDYRVWPIGEHSWRWWFNWSALSVVFAGFPVLATLDRDPFVFDSLRSKLAGGVIATLGMGFALSALFELGWMESSGREGELRTDGIYEYTRNPQSVGFIPFVVGTILATNSWKLAIHGILTIVIYVLFPYAEEPWLRDQYGETYVEYCEQTPRFFSLESLKDLLRS
- a CDS encoding DUF7437 domain-containing protein; this translates as MAHSPSRSGRPPIQQLQTVADLLDTPALARLYAHILQHGPVTVSEIVDTIDIPQGTAYDYVQNLETAGLVEKSREQRPYEYDAEAIALTLSTDGETQTITPALIAAVARRDEDEDIDVYIERHGLDGLAAALEYAYEYINGTVNHRIAARELDLSPLEAEIILQALEPVAAEYADAAA